The Litoribacterium kuwaitense DNA window AGAGCGCTGATGAAGCTGACCTTTTGCCATAGAGGCCGTTCATTCCAGAAGGCCTTGATGCGTTCCCAATACTGCTTAAAATTATCTTTCATCATTCCCCCGGTTGCCCCTTCTTCGGTAATATGCTGTGATTAAATCTGCATCCTCATCACTTCTTGATATGCACTTACAACCTTATTACGTACTTCCATCGTAAGTTGTAAAGATAAACCCGCCTTTTCTTTCGCTATCATCACTTCATGAAGGCTGTCTACCTTTCCAGTTGCAAGCTGTGTCGTTTTTTCATCTGAGATTTCCTGTTGCTTCTGAACTTGATCTAAGGCATTAAACATTGCTTGTTTAAATGATTGCTGCGCTTCTGCAGGTGATACCTCTGGCGTAGGTCGCGGCAATCCACTAGGCAGTTGAATATTCTGTGAAATTCCAACCATATGTTATTCCCCTCCCCACTGCTATTTTCCAATCTCTAACGTTTTCATCAGTATTCCTTTAGAAGCATTTAAAGCTGTGACATTCGCTTCGTAGCTTCTTGTCGCACTCATCAAATCAACCATTTCCTTAAGTGGGTCTACATTCGGTTTAAGCACATACCCTTCCTCATTCGCATCAGGATGTCCAGGATGATATTGCTGCAAAAAGGCGCATCATCCTCAACAATGCTTTCCACTTGAACGCCTTCCCCCGCTTGAGCATACTGCTGACGAGCAGTCTGCAAATAATTTGAAAATGTTGAATCCTTAGGTGCAATGTTAACCATTTTTCTTCGATAAGGTTGCCACTGACCGTCTACAAGCTCTGCACGAGTCGAATTTGCATTGGCAATGTTAGAAGAAATGACATCCATACGTAACCTCTGTGCTGTTAAAGCAGAAGCACTAATATGTAGTGGAGTAAACAACGTCATATTATGCCTGACCTCCTTTTATGACTGATCGAAGAGATTGGTATTTTCCATTCAACCGATCAACAAGCGCATAATAATGCATTTGATTTTCTGCCATCATCGCCATTTGCTTGTCGATATCTACAGCGTTTCCGTTGTGGTGATAAGATGTTTGTTTTGACTGGATCAGATAAGGCGTATTTGTTTCCTTAGAAAAAGGGATGTGAGCAGCATTTGTTTTTTTTGCTACGAGAGATTCCTGCGCATTATGTAACGTGTCTCTAAAAGATATAGATCGTTCTTTATATCCAGGAGTATCTGCATTGGAGATATTTTGAGCTATTACATTTTGTTTCATCTGCGCAAATCCTACTGATTTTTCCAATGCAGTAATAGTTGAACTCGCCAAAAGACTCATATCTTTCCTCCTTTATTCGACATAGACTGACAATAACGTGGTTTATTTCATTAATTTTCCTTCATCTGATCTCTTGTATTGTAAATAATATTAGTACCGTTGTCTATAATATCTAAAATAGTCATCATAATTCATCCGAAAGAACTAACATTACGTGGTACTTTAGGTCTAAAATTAAATTCTTATTAAGAATATTGTCGTTTATAATACTATCTCATAAAAAATGCAGGCTTTTGTCATAGCGATTCTTACAAAAAGATGACATCTCCCAATATGTTTACTTAAAAAAGCCGTCTCTCTATGAGAGAACGGCTTTATCATTTGTATTCACTGAACTAACAATGGGACAAAATTGAGCTAGATTTTGCAAATGGTTGTCAATCAACGTGAGAGACGCAAATACAATTAACGAAAAGCAAGCGTGTCAACAAACAAAAACCGCCTCCTAGAGAGGCGGTTATAAAACTGCATAACAGTCGTTTGTTTAGTTAGCTTTCAACTTTTCAAGCTCAACAAGAAACTTATTGTTTAACACTTTAATGTAAGTCCCTTTCATTCCTAAAGAACGAGATTCAATGACACCAGCACTTTCAAGCTTTCGAAGAGCATTGACGATCACAGAACGTGTAATCCCGACACGGTCAGCGATTTTACTTGCGACAAGCAAGCCTTCGTTGCCATTTAGTTCTTCAAAGATATGTTCAATCGCTTCAAGTTCACTATATGAAAGAGATGAAATTGCCATTTGCACAACAGCTTTACTGCGCGCTTCCTCTTCAATCTCCTCTGCCTTCTCACGTAGAATTTCCATTCCAACAACTGTTGCACCGTACTCAGCTAACACAAGATCGTCGTCAGCGAAAGAATCGCTGAGACGCGCAAGAATTAATGTCCCTAGACGCTCGCCCCCGCCAATAATAGGGACAATTGTCGTTAATCCATTTTTAAATAGGTCTTTATTTTCAACTGGAAATGCTGTGTATTCACTTTCAACATCCAGGTTTGACGATGTTTCTGTAACGTTAAATAAACGGTTTGTATAATCCTCAGGAAACTGTCGATTGCTTATAATCTCTTTCATACGATCATTCTCAATTTCCTGACGAATAGAATAGCCTAAAAGCTTACCACGACGGCTAATCACAAAAATGTTAGCTTGAATGACTTCCTGCAATGTTTCAGCCATATCGCGAAAATTCACTGGCCGTCCTGCTGCCTTTTGTAACATTGCATTAATTTCTCTTGTTCTTTCTAGTAACTTCATTTCTAAATATCCTCCTTGAATGACTATAAAATGTATTGGCTTAAATCACGATTCTTTACGATTTCTGACAATTTTTCGTCAACGTATTCTGGGGTAATGCGAATGGTATCTAACGTTATATCAGGCGCTTCAAACATGAGATCCTCTAATAATTTCTCGAGAATGGTGTGCAATCGACGCGCCCCGATATTATCAGTATCTTCGTTAACCGTCGTCGCAATCGATGCAATCCTACGTATAGCATCGTCAGAAAATTCAACGTTTATACCTTCAGTGGCCAAAAGTGCTGTATATTGTTTAAGAAGTGCGTATTTTGGCTCCATTAGAATGCGAACAAAATCTTCTTCTGTTAAATTGTTTAGTTCGACACGAATAGGAAAGCGTCCTTGAAGTTCGGGAATCAAGTCTGATGGCTTACTTTGGTGAAAGGCACCGGCTGCCACGAATAGAATATGATCTGTTTTTACTGGACCATGTTTTGTAACAACCGTCGCTCCTTCAACAATTGGAAGAATATCTCGCTGAACACCTTCCCTAGAAACATCGGCACCGTTTTTATGATCTTTCCCAGAAATTTTGTCAATTTCATCGATAAAGATCATGCCACTTTGCTCGACACGATGAACTGCTTCTTGAATACATTCATCGACATCGATTAATTTCTGTGCCTCTTCCTGAATAAGATAGGGGCGCGCCTCTCGAACTGATAGTTTTTTCTTTTTCGTTCGTTTGGGCATAAAATTAGACAGCGCATCTTGCATATTCATTCCCATTTGTTCCATTCCAGAGCCTTGCAACATATCAAACATAGAAGGCTGCTGTTCTTCAAGCTCAATCGTAATCATATGATCCTCCAGCTCACCTAAAGCCAATTTATGAGCAACTTGTTTCTTTTGCTCATTTCGACTTTGTTGCTCTTCTGAAGCGGAAGATTGATTTTCCTCGGATGATTGATTTCCAAACAACATCTCAAGTGGATTTTTATAAGATGTCTGCTGCTTTTTTGAAGGTACAAGTAAGTCGACAATTCGTTGATCAGCTTGCTTCTTTGCTGGCTCCTGCACACGCTCCATTTGTTCCTCTTTGACAATTCGAACGGCGCTTTCAACGAGATCGCGCACCATCGACTCGACATCGCGACCAACATAACCGACCTCAGTAAACTTTGTCGCCTCCACCTTAATAAAAGGAGCGCCGATAAGCCTTGCAAGCCTTCTTGCAATTTCCGTTTTCCCTACACCCGTCGGCCCAATCATTAAGATATTTTTTGGTACAATCTCATCTCGCATTTTTGAATCTACTTCATTACGGCGATATCGGTTGCGTAAAGAAACGGCGATCGCCTTTTTTGCTGCTGTTTGTCCTACAATCGATTGATCGAGTTTTTCGACGATCTGTCTTGGGGTTAAGGATTTTTGCAAGATTGTTCCTCCTTCACAGTACCTTTGTCACTTTCAACTGAAATCAGAGCCACTTTTATGTATTCCCCTTTTTCAGAAAAATAATGTGACATTTTTTCAAAGTTTTTCAACGATGATTTGATCGTTTGTATATACACAAATCCGGCTCGCTGTTTCCAATGCTGCTTTAGCAATCGTTTCCGCACTCAATTCAGGTGCATACTCTTTCAGTACACGTCCAGCAGCTAGCGCATAGTTCCCCCCAGAACCAATTGCTAATATCCCGTCATCAGGCTCAATGACCTCGCCTGTACCAGAAACGAGAAAAAGGTGTGACTGATCCATAACAATAAGCATTGCCTCCATCCGGCGCAATACTTTATCGGAACGCCATTCTCTAGCAAGCTCGACACTGGCTCTTTGAAGATTACCCTGAAACTCTTCTAGCTTACTTTCGAACATATCATACAGTGTAAATGCATCTGCTACTGATCCTGCAAAGCCAGCCAAAACACGACCTTGATAAAGCTTCCTCACTTTTCTCGCAGTGTGCTTCATAACGACAGCATTGCCGAGTGTCACTTGGCCGTCTCCTGACATTGCCGCTTCACCATTTTTTTTAATGGCAAAAATCGTCGTCGCGTGAAACGTCTGTTCCATCTCCTTGTCCTCCTTCTAACTGTCATGCCCTAGGATGGGTGTTCATGTACACGTGGCGAAGGCGATCCTTTGTCACATGTGTGTACATTTGTGTCGTAGACAAATTTTCATGTCCTAGTAACTCTTGCACAGAACGCAAGTCTGCCCCCTCATTTAGCATATGGGTCGCAAAGGTATGCCTTAACGTGTGTGGGCTGATATGAATATGAAGAGATGCGTCTTTTACTAGTTTGTTTAACACTTCACGTACAGAGCGTTCAGAAAGAGCCCCACCCCGATGATTTAAAAATAAGGCATCTGTTGTTTGGGAGGACTTTTTCAAAAGCTGAACACGCCCTTCCTCAATATAAAGACGAAGTGCGGCGTGAGCAAAACTACCAAATGGGACAAAGCGCTCTTTTTTGCCTTTTCCCCGAACAAGGACAGCGTCGACAGAAAAGTCAACATCTTGAAGACGTATTGATGTACACTCTGATACACGAATACCGGTTGCATACATCAATTCGAGCAAAGCTTGATTTCTTTGTCCGAGATTCGAGGTCTGATCTGAAACCAAAAAAAGTTGATTCAATTCCTTCTCATAAAGAAACTGAGGGAGCTTTCGTTCCGCCTTCGGTATTTGAGAAAGAACAAAAGGATTCTCCTCGACGTACGCTTCCTTCATGAGATAATGGTATAAACTTCGCAAAGCAGAGACTTTCCGAGCTACTGTTTTTCGTGCATATCGCTGACGGTATAAGTAACTTAAGTAGCGGCGCACATCTGCATGAGAAACAGCAGCAAAGTGAGTGAACTGTTGCTGCTCTAAATGATGAACGAACTGCTCAATATCTCTCTGGTAACTTTGTAGCGTGTGAGCCGAATAAAGCTTCTCCACCCGAAGATATTTAAGAAATTGCTCTTTGTGTTTATCATACGTTTGCAAATCATCTCACCTCATATGAAGGCACTCAAATCGTACCATACTTAATTAGTAAGATGCAATCGAAAATCATTAGATTGATGAAAAATTCTGAATTGACTCCAGTGCACGCCGAGCGATTGTTTCATTCCGCTCTTTTTTATTTTTTATTTTTTGCTCAAGTGGCGGGAATAAGCCAAAATTAATGTTCATCGGTTGGAAGTCTTCTGGATTAGCTGACGTAATATAACGTGCTAAGCTCCCGAGAGCCGACTCAGCCGGAAGAACAACAGGCTCCTCTCCCCGAACGATACGTGCGGCATTCAGTCCTGCCATTAACCCTGAAGCAGCTGATTCCACATAGCCTTCAACACCGGTCATTTGACCTGCAAAAAACAAGTCAGCTCGACCTTTATATTGGTAGGTCGGGAGCAATAGACGCGGTGAATTTATAAATGTATTCCGATGCATTACGCCTAAACGAACAAATTCTGCATTTTCAAGCCCGGGAATTAAACGTAAAACTTCTTTTTGTGCTCCCCACTTCATATGTGTCTGAAATCCGACAATATTGTAAAGTGTGCCTGCACCGTCATCTTGCCGAAGCTGCACGACAGCAAATGGGCGTTTACCCGTCCGCGGATCCTCAAGACCTACTGGCTTCATTGGTCCAAACAACAATGTCTGTTTACCCCGCCGAGCCATCACTTCTATTGGCATACATCCTTCAAAAAACATGTCTTTTTCAAACGGCTTAACTTCTACCGTCTCCGCAGCCATGAGCGCCTCATAAAAACGATCAAATTCTTCCTCCGTCATTGGGCAATTTAAATAAGCTGCCTCGCCTTTATCATAACGTGATTTTAAGTAAACAATGTCTTCATCAATTGAATCTCTTTCAATGATCGGTGCTGCTGCATCAAAGAAATAAAGATCCTCTTCACCCGTTAACTCGCGTAATGTTGCACCGAGACGATCGGACGTAAGCGGTCCTGTAGCCACAATCGTCGGTTCATCCGTTAGATCAGTCACTTCCTCCGAAACAACAGTCACGAGCGGATGCCCTTTTACCTGCTCTGTTACGCGAGCAGCAAACTCATGCCGGTCAACCGCAAGTGCCCCTCCTGCCGGGACTGCACAGGCGTCGGCTGATGAAACAATCACCGAATCAAGTGCGCGCATTTCTTCCTTTAATACACCAACAGCGTTCGTAAGTGCGTTCGCTCTAAGAGAGTTCGAGCAAACCAATTCAGCAAATTTGTCTGTATGATGCGCCGGTGTTTGCTGAACCGGACGCATCTCATGCAAAACCACCGGGATTTGGCGCTTGGCAAGCTGCCATGCCGCCTCACTCCCGGCTAGTCCTGCGCCGATCACGTGAACAGGACGTTGAGACATTTCATCACTTCCTTACTTCCTTTATTCTTGTGGTTCTTCTTTATAATCACACTGCGTACATTGAATTTGTTTGCCCTTTTTTATTTTTTTCTCGACTAAAAGAGCGTTACATTTTGGACAAGGACGGGAAATCGGCTTATCCCAGGAAATAAACTCACATTCTGGATAACGGTCACACCCGTAAAAAATCCGGCCTTTTTTACTTTTGCGCTCCACAATCTGACCTTCCTTACAACGTGGACACCCTACACCAATTTCTTTTACAATCGGCTTTGTATTTCTACAGTCAGGGAAGTTCGAGCATGCCATAAACTTTCCGTAACGTCCCATTTTGATGACCATCGGCGACCCACACAGTTCGCAATCGACGCCAGCGGGCTCATCTTTAATTTCCACTTCCTGCATCTCTTTTTCGGCGACTTTTAAGCTCTTTTCAAACCCCTTATAAAATCCATCGATGACTTCGATCCAATCCTTTTGCCCTTCTTCAATTTCATCCAAGTCCTTTTCCATTCCAGCCGTGAAATTCACATCAATAATTTGCGGGAAAAACTCTAATATGAGTTCTAAAACAATTTCACCGAGCTCTGTCGGTACGAACCGCTTATTGTCTAACGTAACGTAGTTGCGACGTTGGATGGTATCTAAGGTTGGTGCAAACGTTGACGGACGACCAATGCCAAGCTCCTCAAGCGTCTTGACGAGCCTTGCCTCTGTATATCGCGGCGGCGGCTGCGTAAAGTGTTGCTTCGGTTTAAAGGCTTCAGCTTGGACGATGTCCCCTTCTTCTAAAGGTGGCAAAATCCGATCTTCTTCCTTTTTATTGTCATCGTTACCTTCTACGTACACTTTCATAAAGCCAGCAAATTTGACCTTGGACCCTGTCGCTCTAAAGGTTACATTATTGTTTGTCAGATCGACACTCATTGTATCCATCACTGCCGGTGCCATCTGGCTTGCTACGAAACGCTCCCAAATGAGCTTGTATAAACGCAGCTGATCTCTTTTTAAGACTTTTTTCAACGAACTAGGGTGACGGAGTGCAGACGTTGGCCGGACAGCCTCATGGGCATCCTGAGCGTTCTCAGAAGGTCCTTTTGTTTGTTGCCTTCGTTGAACGTATTCCTTACCGTAGTTTTCTTCAATATACGTACTGACTTCTTGTAATGCAGAAGCTGATATCCGCGTCGAATCTGTACGCATATATGTAATAAGACCAACCGTTCCTTCTTTCCCGAGGTCAATCCCCTCATAAAGCTGCTGGGCAAGCATCATCGTTTTCTTCGCACGAAAGTTTAATTTTCGTGCCGCCTCTTGCTGTAATGAAGATGTCGTGAAGGACGGTGCCGGATTACGCCGCCGCTCCTTTTTCGCGACGGAGGCGACTTTAAGATCCTTGCCGTCCATCTGTTCTAAAACGTCATCAACGTCTTCTTTCGTTTTTAACGGGCGTTTCTTCCCGTCCACTCCATAGAAAGAAGCTTCAAAAGCTTTGTTTCCCTTCTTAACCTCTGAAGTGATTGTCCAATACTCTTCTGGTATGAATTTTTTTATTTCATTTTCTCGCTCGATAATAAGCCGCACAGCGACAGATTGAACTCGACCGGCGCTCAGCCCCTTTTTTACTTTTTTCCAAAGTAACGGAGAAATATTGTATCCAACCAGCCGGTCAAGAATACGACGAGCTTGCTGCGAATCAACAAGTTTCATATCTATTGCACGTGGGTGCTTAAATGATTCCTTGATCGCATCTTTCGTAATTTCATTAAAAACGACGCGACACTCTGATGCTTCATCGATTTGTAAACTATGAGCCAAGTGCCAAGCAATGGCTTCACCTTCGCGATCAGGGTCAGCTGCAAGATATATCTTCTTTGCTTTTTTTGCTTCGTTTTTTAGCTCTTTTAAAACTGGACCTTTTCCACGTATCGTAATGTATTTAGGCTCATATTGAGCTTCAACGTTTACTCCCATTTGACTTTTCGGGAGATCACGTACGTGTCCCATCGATGCTTTTACTTTGTATTTTTTTCCTAAATATTTTTCAATGGTCTTTGCCTTTGCAGGCGATTCCACAATGACCAGGTAGTCTGCCATAGAATTCGGTTCCCCCCAAAGAGGTGTGAATTAAAATCTTCCCTATTATTAATGATTTATCTACAGTTTGTCAAACAATAGATGGATTGATTGCCTCCAAAGAAACATTTTCGTCAATATCTGAAGCAGTAAATACAGGGGTTGCCCCGTCCCGAATCAATTCATTACTACCTATTGCATAAGGTTCATAAATAGACCCTGGAATGACATAGACATCCCTATTCTGCTCGACCGCATAATGTGCGGTAATTAATGATCCGCTTCGTTGTTTTGCCTCCGCAATTAACACCCCTTGACTGAGACCACTAATCACGCGGTTTCTTGCTGGAAAATGCCACTTTCTCGGGGGCGTATTTGGCGGATATTCACTTACAAGCCACCCTTGCTGAACGATTCGTTGGGCCAAGTTTGTATGTGCTCTAGGATAGATATGATTTATTCCACTGCCGAGAACAGCGATCGTCATTCCACACGAATGCATGGCGATCTCATGAGCGATGCGATCTGCGCCATAAGCCATCCCACTCACGATACACCAATTACGTTCTACTAAGGGCGGTAACACATGCTTTAAAGCAGGACGAACAGCAGGGCTTGGATGCCGAGAACCAACGACGCTTAGAGCTTTTGTTCGTGGCGGCCAGTTCTTTCTCCCTTTCACATAAAGGACATGAGGAGGAGCAAAGATATGTCTTAAGAGATGAGGATAAGAATCATCAAAACGGGTGTGAATGCTAATGTCATGGAGCTGACAAACAGATGAAATGGCTTTGAAAGTCGTTTGCTGAAGCTCGGAATGGATGCGAGAGGCTTGTTGCAGGGGAAGGTGTAGAATTTCTGCGAATGCTGAGGGTGAAGCTTTATCGATCCATGCTAACGTTGCATCGTATTCTAAGGCATTTTTATAGTGTGCCAACGACCATACAGCACAGAGTGAAGGCGGATAAGGCGTTTCTTTTCGACGAGCAGCAAAGCATCAAATCCTTTCTTTGTCATTTCGTTTTTCTTAGGTAAAAGAAAAGCCCCTGGATGCAGGAGCTTTTCTTAAGGAGTTAAGAGCGTGCTTTTTCAAGCAAATTGTTTTCTTCAAGTACAGAAATCAACGTTTCACCCATCACAGCAGGTGTTTCAGCTACCCGAATACCACACTCATTTAACGTTTTAATCTTCTCATCAGCAGTCCCTTTTCCACCAGAAATAATGGCGCCTGCATGCCCCATTCGCTTGCCTGGAGGTGCTGTGCGACCACCGATAAATCCGATAACAGGCTTCGTCATATTGGCTTTCACCCATTCAGCAGCTTCTTCCTCTGCTGTTCCACCGATTTCACCAATCATGATGACAGCGTACGTATCCTCATCTTCGTTAAACGCTTTTAGGACATCGATAAAATCTGTGCCGTTGACTGGGTCTCCGCCGATACCAACTGCTGAAGATTGACCGATACCTTCTTGAGACAATTGGTGAACGGCTTCGTATGTCAATGTACCTGAACGGGATACAACACCAATGTGGCCCTTTTATGAATGTATCCTGGCATAATCCCGATTTTACATTCATCCGGCGTAATAACCCCTGGA harbors:
- the fliE gene encoding flagellar hook-basal body complex protein FliE, which gives rise to MVGISQNIQLPSGLPRPTPEVSPAEAQQSFKQAMFNALDQVQKQQEISDEKTTQLATGKVDSLHEVMIAKEKAGLSLQLTMEVRNKVVSAYQEVMRMQI
- the flgB gene encoding flagellar basal body rod protein FlgB is translated as MSLLASSTITALEKSVGFAQMKQNVIAQNISNADTPGYKERSISFRDTLHNAQESLVAKKTNAAHIPFSKETNTPYLIQSKQTSYHHNGNAVDIDKQMAMMAENQMHYYALVDRLNGKYQSLRSVIKGGQA
- the codY gene encoding GTP-sensing pleiotropic transcriptional regulator CodY, whose translation is MKLLERTREINAMLQKAAGRPVNFRDMAETLQEVIQANIFVISRRGKLLGYSIRQEIENDRMKEIISNRQFPEDYTNRLFNVTETSSNLDVESEYTAFPVENKDLFKNGLTTIVPIIGGGERLGTLILARLSDSFADDDLVLAEYGATVVGMEILREKAEEIEEEARSKAVVQMAISSLSYSELEAIEHIFEELNGNEGLLVASKIADRVGITRSVIVNALRKLESAGVIESRSLGMKGTYIKVLNNKFLVELEKLKAN
- the hslU gene encoding ATP-dependent protease ATPase subunit HslU, which encodes MQKSLTPRQIVEKLDQSIVGQTAAKKAIAVSLRNRYRRNEVDSKMRDEIVPKNILMIGPTGVGKTEIARRLARLIGAPFIKVEATKFTEVGYVGRDVESMVRDLVESAVRIVKEEQMERVQEPAKKQADQRIVDLLVPSKKQQTSYKNPLEMLFGNQSSEENQSSASEEQQSRNEQKKQVAHKLALGELEDHMITIELEEQQPSMFDMLQGSGMEQMGMNMQDALSNFMPKRTKKKKLSVREARPYLIQEEAQKLIDVDECIQEAVHRVEQSGMIFIDEIDKISGKDHKNGADVSREGVQRDILPIVEGATVVTKHGPVKTDHILFVAAGAFHQSKPSDLIPELQGRFPIRVELNNLTEEDFVRILMEPKYALLKQYTALLATEGINVEFSDDAIRRIASIATTVNEDTDNIGARRLHTILEKLLEDLMFEAPDITLDTIRITPEYVDEKLSEIVKNRDLSQYIL
- the hslV gene encoding ATP-dependent protease subunit HslV, whose protein sequence is MEQTFHATTIFAIKKNGEAAMSGDGQVTLGNAVVMKHTARKVRKLYQGRVLAGFAGSVADAFTLYDMFESKLEEFQGNLQRASVELAREWRSDKVLRRMEAMLIVMDQSHLFLVSGTGEVIEPDDGILAIGSGGNYALAAGRVLKEYAPELSAETIAKAALETASRICVYTNDQIIVEKL
- the xerC gene encoding tyrosine recombinase XerC; protein product: MQTYDKHKEQFLKYLRVEKLYSAHTLQSYQRDIEQFVHHLEQQQFTHFAAVSHADVRRYLSYLYRQRYARKTVARKVSALRSLYHYLMKEAYVEENPFVLSQIPKAERKLPQFLYEKELNQLFLVSDQTSNLGQRNQALLELMYATGIRVSECTSIRLQDVDFSVDAVLVRGKGKKERFVPFGSFAHAALRLYIEEGRVQLLKKSSQTTDALFLNHRGGALSERSVREVLNKLVKDASLHIHISPHTLRHTFATHMLNEGADLRSVQELLGHENLSTTQMYTHVTKDRLRHVYMNTHPRA
- the trmFO gene encoding FADH(2)-oxidizing methylenetetrahydrofolate--tRNA-(uracil(54)-C(5))-methyltransferase TrmFO, which translates into the protein MSQRPVHVIGAGLAGSEAAWQLAKRQIPVVLHEMRPVQQTPAHHTDKFAELVCSNSLRANALTNAVGVLKEEMRALDSVIVSSADACAVPAGGALAVDRHEFAARVTEQVKGHPLVTVVSEEVTDLTDEPTIVATGPLTSDRLGATLRELTGEEDLYFFDAAAPIIERDSIDEDIVYLKSRYDKGEAAYLNCPMTEEEFDRFYEALMAAETVEVKPFEKDMFFEGCMPIEVMARRGKQTLLFGPMKPVGLEDPRTGKRPFAVVQLRQDDGAGTLYNIVGFQTHMKWGAQKEVLRLIPGLENAEFVRLGVMHRNTFINSPRLLLPTYQYKGRADLFFAGQMTGVEGYVESAASGLMAGLNAARIVRGEEPVVLPAESALGSLARYITSANPEDFQPMNINFGLFPPLEQKIKNKKERNETIARRALESIQNFSSI
- the topA gene encoding type I DNA topoisomerase, producing MADYLVIVESPAKAKTIEKYLGKKYKVKASMGHVRDLPKSQMGVNVEAQYEPKYITIRGKGPVLKELKNEAKKAKKIYLAADPDREGEAIAWHLAHSLQIDEASECRVVFNEITKDAIKESFKHPRAIDMKLVDSQQARRILDRLVGYNISPLLWKKVKKGLSAGRVQSVAVRLIIERENEIKKFIPEEYWTITSEVKKGNKAFEASFYGVDGKKRPLKTKEDVDDVLEQMDGKDLKVASVAKKERRRNPAPSFTTSSLQQEAARKLNFRAKKTMMLAQQLYEGIDLGKEGTVGLITYMRTDSTRISASALQEVSTYIEENYGKEYVQRRQQTKGPSENAQDAHEAVRPTSALRHPSSLKKVLKRDQLRLYKLIWERFVASQMAPAVMDTMSVDLTNNNVTFRATGSKVKFAGFMKVYVEGNDDNKKEEDRILPPLEEGDIVQAEAFKPKQHFTQPPPRYTEARLVKTLEELGIGRPSTFAPTLDTIQRRNYVTLDNKRFVPTELGEIVLELILEFFPQIIDVNFTAGMEKDLDEIEEGQKDWIEVIDGFYKGFEKSLKVAEKEMQEVEIKDEPAGVDCELCGSPMVIKMGRYGKFMACSNFPDCRNTKPIVKEIGVGCPRCKEGQIVERKSKKGRIFYGCDRYPECEFISWDKPISRPCPKCNALLVEKKIKKGKQIQCTQCDYKEEPQE
- the dprA gene encoding DNA-processing protein DprA, encoding MAHYKNALEYDATLAWIDKASPSAFAEILHLPLQQASRIHSELQQTTFKAISSVCQLHDISIHTRFDDSYPHLLRHIFAPPHVLYVKGRKNWPPRTKALSVVGSRHPSPAVRPALKHVLPPLVERNWCIVSGMAYGADRIAHEIAMHSCGMTIAVLGSGINHIYPRAHTNLAQRIVQQGWLVSEYPPNTPPRKWHFPARNRVISGLSQGVLIAEAKQRSGSLITAHYAVEQNRDVYVIPGSIYEPYAIGSNELIRDGATPVFTASDIDENVSLEAINPSIV